ACGGACTCCGGCTTATGGCAACGCTGCGTCCCGTCCGGGGAACCCATGACCTTTTGCCAGAGGATGCGCGACGCCATCACGCCATCATCGAAACCGCGGCCGCGGTTGCGGCGCGCTACGGGTTTCAACCGTTTGACGTGCCGATTTTCGAGTTCACCCACGTCTTCGACCGTACACTGGGCGAAAGCTCGGACGTTGTCGCTAAGGAGATGTACAGCTTCACCGACCGCGGTGGTGAATCGATCACGCTGCGTCCCGAACTGACCGCCGGCATTGCCCGCGCCTATGTCAGTAATGGGCTGCGTCAGGCCGGATTGCTCAAGGTTTTTGCGTCCGGGCCGGCCTTTCGCTACGAACGGCCGCAAAAGGGGCGCCAGCGACAGTTCCACCAGATCGATGCGGAGATCATCGGCGCAGCGGAACCGGCGGCTGATGTGGAAATCATCGCCCTGGCGGCGGATACCCTGGCCGCCCTTGGCGTTCTGAGCGAGACGGTGCTGCAGATCAACACTCTGGGCGATACGGACAGTCGCCAGGCCTACCGCCAGGTGCTGGTCGCCTATCTGCAGGACCACCGGACCGAGCTGAGCGCCGACAGCCAGGACCGTCTGACGCGCAACCCCCTGCGTGTTCTGGATTCCAAAGACGCCGCGGATCGTCGCATCGTTGAGCAGGCACCGGTCTTCAGCGATTCGCTGAACGAGACCAGCCGGGACTTCTTCGCCACAGTGCTGGATGGTCTGGACACGCTGGGTATCGCGTACAGGCGTAACGAGCGCCTTGTGCGCGGGCTCGACTATTATTGCCATACCGCCTTCGAGTTCGTGACGGATCGCATAGGTGCACAGGGCACGGTCCTTGGTGGCGGCCGCTATGACGGGCTGATCGAGCTTCTCGGCGGTCCGGCGACACCGGGCATCGGGTGGGCGGCCGGCATAGAACGGCTCGCTCTGATGGCTGTGACCGGCAAGACAGTGCAGCGACCGGTCGCCATTGTGCCGGTTGGCACCGCCGCCATAGCTCCGGCGCAGCGCCTGGCCCATGAATTGCGTCAGAGCGGTGTGCCCGTGGACATGGCCTATGGCGGCAATATGAGCCGGCGCATGAAACACGCCAATCGCGTCAATGCGCGCCTGGCCATTCTTCTGGGCGATGACGAACTGGCGGCGGGCGCGGCGACGGTCCGGGACCTGGACGGGGGCGGCCAGACTGACGTGGCGATAGCCGATCTGGTTGAGGAGATCGGCCGGCGCATGGCGACCAGCCCATGAGCCTGGACGACACGCTCGATCAGGTTTTGCGCCGCTATGACGAGATTACGGCGCGGTTGTCGGGCACCCAGACGCTGGCCTCTCAGGACATCACTGCCCTGTCGCGCGAGCTTGCCGACATTGAACCTCTGGTGGTGGCCGTGCGCCGGCTGCGCGCCGTGCAGAAGGAGCGGCGCGGATTGCAGGATCTGCTGAATGACCCGTCGTCAGACAAGGATATGCGGACTCTGGCCGAAGACGAGTTGAAGAGCGTGGAAGAGCAATTGGAAGGCATTGAGGCCGAGACCCGTCGGCTCCTCCTGCCGCGGGATGAAGCGGATGCGCGCAGTGCCATTCTGGAGATACGCCCCGGTGCGGGCGGTGATGAGGCCGGCTTGTTTGCCATGGAATTGCACCGCATGTATGAGCGCTATTCTGCACTGCACGGCTGGCGATTCGAGCCCATCAGCAGCAGCGAAAACGAAATCGGTGGCCTTCGCGAATCGGTGACGGAGGTCAATGGCCGCAACGTCTTTGCCCGGCTCAAGTATGAAAGCGGCGTCCATCGCGTCCAACGGGTACCGGTGACGGAAGCCGGCGGCCGTATTCACACGTCCACCGCAACGGTTGCGGTCCTGCCGGAAGCGGAAGAGGTTGATGTGCAGGTTGAGGACAAGGACCTGCGTATTGATGTGTTCCGCGCCCGCGGTCCCGGCGGGCAGTCGGTCAATACGACGGACAGCGCCGTGCGGATCACCCATTTGCCGACCGGCATCGTCGTCAGTCAGCAGGACGAGAAATCTCAGCACAAGAACCGGGCCAAGGCGATGAAGGTCCTGCGCGCCCGGCTTTATGAACGCCAGCGCGCGGCACTGCAGGCGGAGCGGGCCGAACATCGGCGTAGCCAGGTTGGCTCCGGCGACCGGTCGGAACGCATTCGTACTTACAATTTTCCGCAGAACCGTGTGACCGATCACCGCATCAATCTGAGCCTGCATAGTCTGGAGCGGGTCATTGCCGGCGAGGCCCTGGATGAGATCATCGAGGCACTGATGGCGGAAGATGAAGCCGAGCGCCTGGCATCGGCCGGGTCGCTGTGAGCCTCGCCAGCCTGACGCCGGATGCAGGCGCCGTGACCAGCCTCACCATAGGGCAGACGGTGGCCGGTGCCGCCCGGCGTTTCACCGCTGCCGGACTGGATACGGCGCGGCTGGATGCGCGGCTGCTTCTGGCCCACGCCCTAGGCCGTGATACGGCGCCACCGGGCATGGCGGATGAGGAGCTTGTGGGCGCGGTGACGGCGCGGGCGTTCGAGCGCCTTTGTCAGGCGCGGCTCACCGGTGTGCCAGTGTCACGGCTGATTGGCCATCGTGATTTCTGGCGTGACAGGTTCATGATTGATTCGCACGGTCTGGACCCGCGGCCTGACAGCGAGACGCTGGTTGAGCAGGCTCTGGCGTGGGCTGCGCAGAGCGGCAGGCATGGGCGACACATGCGAATACTCGATCTTGGCACAGGCAGCGGTTGCCTGTTGCTATCGCTGCTGCGTGAACTACCACTGAGCACGGGCGTCGGGATTGATCTATCGGCAGGTGCCTGCCGTCTGGCCCGCCGCAATGGCGAGGCGCTGGGGCTGAACGGACGCTGTGATTTTGCAGTGGGAGACTGGCTGGCTGCCATCAGTGGCCGGTTCGATCTGGTTGTGTGCAATCCGCCCTATATTCCAAGCGGAGATATCGCCCGTCTCGACCGCGAAGTGCGGGAGCATGAGCCGCGTCGGGCGCTGGATGGTGGGGCTGACGGGCTGGCGGCCTATCGTTCTTTGCTGCCGGGCCTGGCGTCCGTGGTGTCGTCCGGTGGCTGCGTATTGCTGGAGATCGGCATGGGCCAGGCCGACGTGGTGGCGACTATGGCGATGGGTTTCGGCTTTGTAGCGGAGGCCCACAACGACCTGGCCGGAATCGTCCGGTGCCTGCGTCTTGAGGCCAATAAGGCCGGGGATGGCGGCGGAGTTCCGGTGAATTAGCACTTGGCAGGGCCGGGCAGGGGCTCTAGGGTGGTGTCAGCTTCGCGACCTGAACTAAGGCGCGCCGCTCATTTCCCGCCGAGATCGCTGACCTGGCCCGTGGCACACACAGGGCAATTGTGAGCCTGATGCTCGTTCGAGAGCGCAACATGAAGACGAGGCGATGAGACAAGGCCAGAACCCCAAAAGAGGACGCGGTCGCGCCAATGGTCGCCGACCGCAGAACCCCCGCAACCAGACCTTCGACAGCAACGGCCCTGGCGCCCGTGTGCGAGGCAATGCGGCCCAGGTTCTTGATCGCTATCTGGCTATGGCGCGAGACGCCGCCGCCGCTGGCGATACCATCGCAGCGGAAAACTATTCACAGCACGCCGAGCATTATTATCGCTTGCTGCATGCCGCTAATCAGGCCGACGACGAGCGCCGGCAGCGCCAGCAGGAGAACCAGGCGCCGACTGGTGCCGGGTCCGATGTGGCGGACGCCGTGGAGGGCGGCAGTGATCGCCAGCCGCAAGCTGGCGGTGACGAGGATGGACAGACCGCGCCGGAAGATGACCGCGGCGAGCGACGTCCGCCGCGCAATCGGCGGCCGCGTAATGACACGTCGGCCAATGGCGACGATCGCTCGGCGTCGGCGGCTGGCGACAATGCGGTGGACGAAGGGTCATCCGATACACCCCGTCGCGGCGGTCCCCGCCGTCGCCGCTCCACGAGCCGCGCTTCTGAGGCGCCGGCCGAGTCGACTGAAGGGTCCGATTCGGACTGAGCAGATCGGCGCCATGCGTGGCGGATCACGGGTACTGAGCATCGCACCAGCCCGCCGCTGCGGCTGCGGTTTGGCGGCTGCCACGGCCTTGTGGTGGCGCTTATCCTCCCCATATAGAACGCATGAACGGTTCAGCACCGGGCCTACGGGCGTGAGCTGAATCAATGCGACTGACAGGGACAGGACGATGAATCTCGACACCTTCACCGAGCGTTCGCGGGGCTTTATCGAGGTAGCGCAGTCGCTGGCGGTCCGTCTGGGGCATCAGCAACTGACACCGGCGCACCTTCTGAAAGTTCTGCTGGATGATCGGGAGGGCCTGGCGGCCAATCTGATCCGCTCCGCCGAGGGTGATCCGGTATTGGCGGCGGCCGGTGTCGACAGGCTGCTGGCCAGGCTGCCAAAGGTGGAAGGGCCGGGCGCTGGCAATGTCTATCTGGCCGGCGACACCGCGCGCGTTCTTGAGCAGGCCGACAGCGCCGCAAAGAAGGCCGGCGACAGTTTTGTCACCGTCGAACGCATGCTGTTGGCGCTGGCCGGTGATGGCGAGACCGGCAAGGCGCTGAAGAGCGCCGGGGTAACACCGCAGGCCCTGAGCCAGGCGGTCGCCAATCTGCGTAAAGGGCGGACGGCCGACAGCCCGTCGGCGGAGACCCAGTACGAGGCCCTGAAGAAATACACCCGCGACCTGACCCAGGTGGCGCGCGACGGCAAGCTCGATCCGGTCATTGGCCGTGATGAGGAAATCCGCCGGACGGTCCAGGTTCTGTCCCGCCGTACCAAGAACAATCCGGTGCTGATTGGAGAGCCCGGCGTTGGCAAGACCGCCATCGTCGAAGGGCTGGCCCTGCGCATCGTCAATGGCGATGTGCCCGAATCCCTGCGCGACAAGGCCCTTCTGTCACTGGATCTTGGGGCGCTGATTGCCGGCGCCAAGTTCCGTGGCGAGTTCGAGGAACGGTTGAAGGCCGTTTTGCAGGAAATCTCGGCAGCGGCTGGCGAGATCATCGTATTCATCGACGAGATGCACACAATCGTTGGCGCCGGTGCGGCGGAAGGGGCCATGGATGCGTCGAACATGCTCAAGCCGGCGCTGGCGCGCGGTGAGATGCACTGTATCGGCGCTACGACCCTCGATGAGTACCGCAAGCACGTGGAAAAGGACGCGGCCCTGGCCCGTCGCTTTCAACCGGTGTTTGTCAACGAACCATCGGTCGAGGATTCCGTGTCCATTTTACGCGGCCTGAAAGAGAAGTACGAACTGCATCACGGTGTGCGCATCACCGACGGCGCCATTGTCGCTGCCGCCACCATGTCCAACCGCTATATCACGGACCGCTTCCTGCCGGACAAGGCCATTGATCTGATGGATGAAGCGGCAAGCCGTATCCGCATGGAAGTGGATTCCAAACCCGAGGACATTGATGAGGTGGACCGCCGGGTCGTGCAGCTCAAGATCGAACGGGAAGCCCTGCGGCGGGAAACAGACGACGCCTCAAAGGAGCGGCTGGAGCGGCTGGAGGTCGAACTGCAGGAAGCCGAGGCGCGCTCTGCCGAGTTGACGTCCGCCTGGCGGGCGGAAAAAGACAAGCTGGCTGGTGTTCAGAAGCTGAAGGAACAGCTTGATCAGGCGCGCAGCGACCTGGAGATTGCTCAGCGCGGCGGCGATCTGGCCCGTGCGGGAGAACTGGCCTACGGCGTTATCCCCGACCTTGAACGCAAGGTCGCCGCGTCCGATGCGGCGTCCGGCGGGACGATCCTGCGCGAGGAGGTGACGGAAGAAGATATCGCCTCTGTGGTGTCGCGGTGGACAGGGATACCTGTCACCCGTCTGGTGCAGGGCGAACGCGAAAAGCTGCTGCAGATGGAGGCCGCCCTCCATCGTCGCGTCATCGGTCAGGACGAAGCCATTGTCGCGGTGTCCAATGCGGTTCGCCGTGCGCGTGCCGGACTGCAGGATCAGAATCGCCCCATCGGATCGTTCCTCTTTCTCGGTCCGACCGGTGTCGGCAAGACGGAGTTGTGCAAGGCGCTGGCGGAGTTCCTGTTTGACGATGAATCAGCCATGCAGCGCATCGATATGAGCGAGTACATGGAAAAGCACGCGGTGGCGCGCCTGATTGGCGCCCCGCCGGGCTATGTGGGCTATGAGGAGGGCGGCGCACTGACCGAGGCCATCCGCCGTCGGCCGTATCAGGTTGTGCTGTTTGATGAAGTGGAGAAAGCACATCCCGACATATTCAATGTCCTGTTGCAGGTTCTCGATGACGGGCGGCTGACGGACGGCCAGGGACGCACCGTGGATTTCCGCAACGCGGTTATCATCCTGACCTCCAATCTGGGCAGCGAAATCCTCGCCGCGCAGGAAGAGGGGACGGAGGTATCCGCGGTGCGCGATCAGGTCATGGATGTTGTGCGTCGCGCCTTCCGGCCTGAGTTCCTTAACCGACTGGACGAAATCCTGCTGTTCCAGCGGCTCGAACGGGACCAGATGAAGGGCATCGTTGCCGTGCAGTTGCTGCGGCTGCAGGCGATGGTGCGGGACCGTCAGATCCAGCTTGATATTGATGACGCCGCGCGCGCCTGGCTGGCGGATGCCGGTTACGATCCGGTCTATGGCGCCCGCCCGCTCAAGCGGGTGATTCAGAGGGCGATACAGAATCCGCTGGCGGAGTTGGTTCTGCAGGGCAAAATCAAGGACGGTGACCGGGTGCCCATAAGTGCGGGAGCCGACGGCCTGACCATCAATGGCGAGGCCTTACGCGCGGCGGCGTAGGGGCCGGGCCGGCTGGTGCAAGAAGGCCAAGCGGCCCCCAAGCGCCTGGTCAGGGTGTACGGTTGCGGGCCACGGTGGCGGCGCGTGGCAGGCCGGCAATTTCCTGGTCAATGTTTTGCCGCACACTGTGGAATGCCGCCAGCTCCGAACCGGTCAGAGTCTTGCCGGTCGGCAGCTTCAGGCCCAGAGGGTTCACCCGTATACCGTTGTGCATCACCTCGTAGTGCAGGTGCGGTCCGGTGGACAGGCCGGAGGTTCCCACATAGCCGATGACTTGGCCCTGGCGAACGCGCTTTCCGGCGCTGACGGCGATACGGCTGAGATGGGCGTAGGCGGTGTCGTAGCTGCCGTTATGGCGGATGCGGACATAGCGGCCATAGCCGCCATTTGTGCCAGCCATTTCGACGACCCCGTCACCGGCGGCATAGACCGGCGTACCGGTTGGCGCCGCGAAATCAGCACCCTGGTGCATGCGCGTATAGCCAAGCACCGGATGGCGGCGCGGGCCGAAGGTCGAAGACAGGCGAGCGCCGTCAATTGGCGTTTTCATCAGCGCCTTGCGGACGCTTTCTCCGTTCTGATTGAAGTAGTCAACGGTGCCGTCGGCCGATTCGAAGCGATACAGGTATAGCGGTGTGCCGCTGAGCGTCAGGCGGGCATACAGGACGTCGCCATTGTGGACCACGTCGCCGGAGTCGCCGACGAAGCTCTCGTAGAAGACCTCGAAATCATCGCCCGTTCGCAGGTCCCGCTGGAAATCCACATCGAAGCTATAGATGCGGACCAGTTCGGCCATGACGTCCTGTGGTATTCCCGCTTTGCCGCCGGCGCCCAAAAGGCTCGATTCGATTAACGCCGTGCCATAGCCCGGTGCGCTCTCCAATTCGATCGCGACCTCGGCGGCGGCATATCCACCGACGGCCGTGCGTTCGACGCGCGCTTCGCGGTCGTAGCTGAGCGGCAACACCATGGCCTGCAGAACCAGCGAAGACGGGTCGTCCGTATCTGTTTCGTCTCGGGCAAACCGCAGGTCCACCTGCTGGCCAACGCGCAGCCGTCGCGGATCATAGACGTCGCGCAGCGCCGCCACCGCGCTGTTTGCAGTCTGCCGGTCAATATCCGATCGCAGCAGCAAATCCATTAACGTGTCGCCGCTGCTCACTTCGATCTGTCGGTTCAGGGGCGGGCTGGTCAGAGGCTGATTCGCCAGGGCGATGGCCGGGTCGCTGTCACCGCCTGCGCCTGATGACCGGGTGGCCGCGCCAACCATCGTGGCGGCGCCGGCCATGGCCGCTGTCGGCTGTCCCGCCGCCGGCGCGGTTGCTGCAGGAGCACGGGCAATAGCCGCCTCAGGCAAGGGAGCCAGACCAGCAACACCCATGGTGGCCAGTGTGGCGGCGCCCAGTAAAACCACGCCGCCCAGCAACCCCCTGCGAAACCCTGTGTTCATGCCGGCACTTCCTCCACGCCCCGCGCCCCTCCGGCGCCGAGGCACAATGCCGGAGCTATGGTTAACGCGTCGTTGAAATTGCTTAGAGAAAGTGTGGCTGTCAAGAAATTGTCGACGCGATATCAATGATTTGTCCAAAATTGGCGTGGTTAAGGCCGGACCCTGGCCAGCGCCGGCCGCGGGCAGAGCGGTGGCCCGCCGGCCGTCCGGGGGGCCGGGCGGCCCGAGCCACCATCGCGGGATTTGGCACAACGCGGCCAATGGGGGTAGCGTTAGGGTGTGGTGGCCGGTTCGTTTTCGTTCAGGCACTGCCCCGCGACGCTGTTTCGCGGACGTGCCTCGACCCCGGAAAGCCGGTCAGCCCCTTTGGGAACGTTGCGCTGACATTACGGTTGCGGGAGATGGCCAATCTAATCACGTTGATGCGGTTGCTGTTGCTCTTTGTGTTAGTGGCGATGGTCTATTGGGCATCGCCGGTACTGCAACTGATCAATGCGCCGCTGATTCTTCTGATTATCGCTCTCGACGGGCTCGACGGATTTGTCGCGCGCCGCCGCGGCGAAACCTCACTCTTCGGGTCAATCTTCGATATCGCGGTTGACCGCGTGGTGGAGACCGTCATGTGGCTGGTTCTGGCCAATGTTGGCCTGGTGCCGGTGTGGGTAGCCATTGTGTTTCTGACACGGGGCGCCATCGTCGACACGATCCGTCATTCACGCAGCGACCGCGGCAAGAGCGCCTATGAAGACCTGCACCACGGCTGGCGGCGCTGGCTGGTTGCCAGCCGTTTCATGCGTGGCGCTTATGGCGGCCTGAAGGCCGGGACATTTGCATGGATTCTGTTCTTTCAGCCGTGGCCGGCCTTGTTCCCGCAGACATGGCTACTCGTCGGCC
Above is a window of Alphaproteobacteria bacterium DNA encoding:
- the hisS gene encoding histidine--tRNA ligase; translation: MATLRPVRGTHDLLPEDARRHHAIIETAAAVAARYGFQPFDVPIFEFTHVFDRTLGESSDVVAKEMYSFTDRGGESITLRPELTAGIARAYVSNGLRQAGLLKVFASGPAFRYERPQKGRQRQFHQIDAEIIGAAEPAADVEIIALAADTLAALGVLSETVLQINTLGDTDSRQAYRQVLVAYLQDHRTELSADSQDRLTRNPLRVLDSKDAADRRIVEQAPVFSDSLNETSRDFFATVLDGLDTLGIAYRRNERLVRGLDYYCHTAFEFVTDRIGAQGTVLGGGRYDGLIELLGGPATPGIGWAAGIERLALMAVTGKTVQRPVAIVPVGTAAIAPAQRLAHELRQSGVPVDMAYGGNMSRRMKHANRVNARLAILLGDDELAAGAATVRDLDGGGQTDVAIADLVEEIGRRMATSP
- the prfA gene encoding peptide chain release factor 1 — protein: MSLDDTLDQVLRRYDEITARLSGTQTLASQDITALSRELADIEPLVVAVRRLRAVQKERRGLQDLLNDPSSDKDMRTLAEDELKSVEEQLEGIEAETRRLLLPRDEADARSAILEIRPGAGGDEAGLFAMELHRMYERYSALHGWRFEPISSSENEIGGLRESVTEVNGRNVFARLKYESGVHRVQRVPVTEAGGRIHTSTATVAVLPEAEEVDVQVEDKDLRIDVFRARGPGGQSVNTTDSAVRITHLPTGIVVSQQDEKSQHKNRAKAMKVLRARLYERQRAALQAERAEHRRSQVGSGDRSERIRTYNFPQNRVTDHRINLSLHSLERVIAGEALDEIIEALMAEDEAERLASAGSL
- the prmC gene encoding peptide chain release factor N(5)-glutamine methyltransferase, yielding MTSLTIGQTVAGAARRFTAAGLDTARLDARLLLAHALGRDTAPPGMADEELVGAVTARAFERLCQARLTGVPVSRLIGHRDFWRDRFMIDSHGLDPRPDSETLVEQALAWAAQSGRHGRHMRILDLGTGSGCLLLSLLRELPLSTGVGIDLSAGACRLARRNGEALGLNGRCDFAVGDWLAAISGRFDLVVCNPPYIPSGDIARLDREVREHEPRRALDGGADGLAAYRSLLPGLASVVSSGGCVLLEIGMGQADVVATMAMGFGFVAEAHNDLAGIVRCLRLEANKAGDGGGVPVN
- a CDS encoding DUF4167 domain-containing protein; translation: MRQGQNPKRGRGRANGRRPQNPRNQTFDSNGPGARVRGNAAQVLDRYLAMARDAAAAGDTIAAENYSQHAEHYYRLLHAANQADDERRQRQQENQAPTGAGSDVADAVEGGSDRQPQAGGDEDGQTAPEDDRGERRPPRNRRPRNDTSANGDDRSASAAGDNAVDEGSSDTPRRGGPRRRRSTSRASEAPAESTEGSDSD
- the clpB gene encoding ATP-dependent chaperone ClpB translates to MNLDTFTERSRGFIEVAQSLAVRLGHQQLTPAHLLKVLLDDREGLAANLIRSAEGDPVLAAAGVDRLLARLPKVEGPGAGNVYLAGDTARVLEQADSAAKKAGDSFVTVERMLLALAGDGETGKALKSAGVTPQALSQAVANLRKGRTADSPSAETQYEALKKYTRDLTQVARDGKLDPVIGRDEEIRRTVQVLSRRTKNNPVLIGEPGVGKTAIVEGLALRIVNGDVPESLRDKALLSLDLGALIAGAKFRGEFEERLKAVLQEISAAAGEIIVFIDEMHTIVGAGAAEGAMDASNMLKPALARGEMHCIGATTLDEYRKHVEKDAALARRFQPVFVNEPSVEDSVSILRGLKEKYELHHGVRITDGAIVAAATMSNRYITDRFLPDKAIDLMDEAASRIRMEVDSKPEDIDEVDRRVVQLKIEREALRRETDDASKERLERLEVELQEAEARSAELTSAWRAEKDKLAGVQKLKEQLDQARSDLEIAQRGGDLARAGELAYGVIPDLERKVAASDAASGGTILREEVTEEDIASVVSRWTGIPVTRLVQGEREKLLQMEAALHRRVIGQDEAIVAVSNAVRRARAGLQDQNRPIGSFLFLGPTGVGKTELCKALAEFLFDDESAMQRIDMSEYMEKHAVARLIGAPPGYVGYEEGGALTEAIRRRPYQVVLFDEVEKAHPDIFNVLLQVLDDGRLTDGQGRTVDFRNAVIILTSNLGSEILAAQEEGTEVSAVRDQVMDVVRRAFRPEFLNRLDEILLFQRLERDQMKGIVAVQLLRLQAMVRDRQIQLDIDDAARAWLADAGYDPVYGARPLKRVIQRAIQNPLAELVLQGKIKDGDRVPISAGADGLTINGEALRAAA
- a CDS encoding M23 family metallopeptidase; this encodes MNTGFRRGLLGGVVLLGAATLATMGVAGLAPLPEAAIARAPAATAPAAGQPTAAMAGAATMVGAATRSSGAGGDSDPAIALANQPLTSPPLNRQIEVSSGDTLMDLLLRSDIDRQTANSAVAALRDVYDPRRLRVGQQVDLRFARDETDTDDPSSLVLQAMVLPLSYDREARVERTAVGGYAAAEVAIELESAPGYGTALIESSLLGAGGKAGIPQDVMAELVRIYSFDVDFQRDLRTGDDFEVFYESFVGDSGDVVHNGDVLYARLTLSGTPLYLYRFESADGTVDYFNQNGESVRKALMKTPIDGARLSSTFGPRRHPVLGYTRMHQGADFAAPTGTPVYAAGDGVVEMAGTNGGYGRYVRIRHNGSYDTAYAHLSRIAVSAGKRVRQGQVIGYVGTSGLSTGPHLHYEVMHNGIRVNPLGLKLPTGKTLTGSELAAFHSVRQNIDQEIAGLPRAATVARNRTP
- a CDS encoding CDP-alcohol phosphatidyltransferase family protein — its product is MANLITLMRLLLLFVLVAMVYWASPVLQLINAPLILLIIALDGLDGFVARRRGETSLFGSIFDIAVDRVVETVMWLVLANVGLVPVWVAIVFLTRGAIVDTIRHSRSDRGKSAYEDLHHGWRRWLVASRFMRGAYGGLKAGTFAWILFFQPWPALFPQTWLLVGPVALAISHGLVLASVAVCIARAIPVILEVVPLGGTDDRPRIVGG